Proteins from a single region of Macrotis lagotis isolate mMagLag1 chromosome 2, bilby.v1.9.chrom.fasta, whole genome shotgun sequence:
- the RNF157 gene encoding E3 ubiquitin ligase RNF157 isoform X2, which produces MGALTSRQHAGVEEVDIPSNSVYRYPPKSGSYFASHFIMGGEKFDSTHPEGYLFGENSDLNFLGNRPVAFPYAAPPPQEPVKTLRSLINIRKDTLRLVKCTEEVKTPGEEVSKAKVHYNVEFTFDTDARVAITIYYQATEEFQNGIASYIAKDNSLQSETVHYKRGVCQQFCLPSHTVDPSEWTEEELGFDLDREVYPMVVHAVVDEEHFGHCHVLLATFEKHTDGTFCVKPLKQKQVVDGVSYLLQEIYGIENKYNTQDSKVAEDEVNDNSAECVVCLSDVRDTLILPCRHLCLCNTCADTLRYQANNCPICRLPFRALLQIRAMRKKLGPLSPTNFNPIISSQTSDSEEHSSSENIPLGYEVVSLLEALNGPLTPSPAAPPLHVLGDTHLSGMLPSYGSDGHLPPVRTVSPLDRLSDCSSQELKLKNSLSKSISQNSSILHKEDDEQSCSESEMHLSHRQSPHQFEEECGATPESENLTLSSSGAIGQSSCTGTPLSSTISSPEDPVSSSLAQSVMSIASSQSQNSQISTDTVSSMSGSYIAPGTEEEGDALPSPLAASGAPSEEGELMPVESPDTDFGVGVPAEEQDAEGNDVLEEEDGSPTQEDGQRTCAFLGMECDNNNDIDIAVVKTLDNKLCSEVCLPGTWQVDNNAISCRNSQCWRLSSSSLEDPENKPCVRGSMAV; this is translated from the exons TTTCCTTATGCAGCCCCACCTCCCCAAGAACCTGTGAAGACACTGAGAAGCCTAATCAACATCCGCAAAGATACTCTAAGGCTAGTAAA GTGCACTGAGGAAGTGAAAACTCCTGGAGAAGAGGTCAGCAAAGCCAAAGTCCACTACAATGTAGAATTTACATTTGACACTGATGCCCGGGTGGCAATCACCATCTATTATCAGGCCACTGAAGAGTTCCAGAATGGCATAGccag CTACATCGCAAAAGATAACAGCCTTCAGTCAGAGACTGTGCATTATAAACGAGGAGTGTGTCAACAGTTCTGCCTTCCCTCCCATACTGTTGATCCATCTGAGTGGACTGAAGAGGAG CTGGGTTTTGACCTGGACCGAGAAGTCTACCCAATGGTTGTCCATGCTGTGGTGGATGAAG AGCATTTTGGACACTGTCATGTACTTCTTGCTACATTTGAAAAG cACACAGATGGCACTTTTTGCGTAAAAcccctgaaacagaagcaggtg GTGGATGGGGTCAGTTACCTCCTTCAAGAAATATATGGGATTGAAAACAAGTACAATACACAGGATTCTAAG GTGGCTGAGGATGAAGTAAATGATAACAGTGCTGAGTGTGTGGTATGTCTCTCGGATGTTCGGGATACCTTGATTTTACCCTGCCGTCACCTCTGCCTCTGTAACACCTGTGCAGACACCCTTCGCTACCAAGCCAACAACTGCCCCATCTGCCGACTAC CATTTCGGGCTCTGCTTCAGATCCGGGCCATGAGGAAGAAATTGGGCCCCTTGTCCCCAACCAACTTTAACCCCATTATTTCTTCCCAAACATCGGACTCTGAAGAGCACTCA TCCTCAGAAAACATTCCTTTGGGTTATGAAGTGGTATCTCTGCTGGAGGCCCTAAATGGGCCCCTGACTCCATCCCCAGCTGCTCCCCCACTTCATGTGCTTGGAGACACCCACCTGTCAGGGATGTTGCCTTCTTACGGCAGTGATGGGCATCTGCCCCCAGTCAGAACTGTCTCCCCTCTTGATCGCCTCTCTGATTGCAGCAGCCAAGAACTCAAGCTCAAGAACAGTCTTTCCAA GTCTATCTCCCAGAATTCATCCATTTTGCACAAGGAAGATGACGAGCAGTCCTGCAGCGAGTCTGAAATGCACCTTTCTCACAGGCAGTCTCCTCATCAATTTGAAGAG GAGTGTGGTGCAACTCCGGAGAGTGAGAATCTCACTTTATCTTCATCAGGAGCCATTGGCCAGTCATCTTGCACAGGGACCCCACTCTCTTCCACTATTTCTTCTCCAGAAG ACCCTGTCAGCAGCAGCCTGGCACAGTCTGTCATGTCCATAGCCTCTTCTCAAAGCCAGAACTCCCAGATCAGCACTGACACAGTCTCTTCTATGTCTGGTTCTTATATTGCCCCTGGCACTGAAGAAGAAGGAGACGCTCTCCCTTCCCCACTTGCTGCCAGTGGAGCCCCATCAGAAGAAGGCGAG tTGATGCCTGTTGAGTCCCCAGATACTGACTTTGGTGTTGGTGTCCCAGCAGAAGAGCAGGATGCAGAG GGGAATGATGTGTTGGAAGAAGAGGATGGATCGCCTACACAGGAAGATG GCCAGAGGACTTGCGCATTCCTAGGTATGGAGTGTGACAATAACAATGACATTGACATCGCAGTCGTGAAAACACTCGACAATAAGCTGTGCTCTGAGGTCTGCTTACCCG GCACCTGGCAGGTGGACAACAATGCTATCAGTTGCAGGAACAGCCAGTGCTGGCGCTTGTCATCAAGCAGCCTGGAGGACCCTGAGAACAAACCTTGTGTAAGGGGCTCCATGGCTGTCTGA
- the RNF157 gene encoding E3 ubiquitin ligase RNF157 isoform X1 — protein MGALTSRQHAGVEEVDIPSNSVYRYPPKSGSYFASHFIMGGEKFDSTHPEGYLFGENSDLNFLGNRPVAFPYAAPPPQEPVKTLRSLINIRKDTLRLVKCTEEVKTPGEEVSKAKVHYNVEFTFDTDARVAITIYYQATEEFQNGIASYIAKDNSLQSETVHYKRGVCQQFCLPSHTVDPSEWTEEELGFDLDREVYPMVVHAVVDEGDEHFGHCHVLLATFEKHTDGTFCVKPLKQKQVVDGVSYLLQEIYGIENKYNTQDSKVAEDEVNDNSAECVVCLSDVRDTLILPCRHLCLCNTCADTLRYQANNCPICRLPFRALLQIRAMRKKLGPLSPTNFNPIISSQTSDSEEHSSSENIPLGYEVVSLLEALNGPLTPSPAAPPLHVLGDTHLSGMLPSYGSDGHLPPVRTVSPLDRLSDCSSQELKLKNSLSKSISQNSSILHKEDDEQSCSESEMHLSHRQSPHQFEEECGATPESENLTLSSSGAIGQSSCTGTPLSSTISSPEDPVSSSLAQSVMSIASSQSQNSQISTDTVSSMSGSYIAPGTEEEGDALPSPLAASGAPSEEGELMPVESPDTDFGVGVPAEEQDAEGNDVLEEEDGSPTQEDGQRTCAFLGMECDNNNDIDIAVVKTLDNKLCSEVCLPGTWQVDNNAISCRNSQCWRLSSSSLEDPENKPCVRGSMAV, from the exons TTTCCTTATGCAGCCCCACCTCCCCAAGAACCTGTGAAGACACTGAGAAGCCTAATCAACATCCGCAAAGATACTCTAAGGCTAGTAAA GTGCACTGAGGAAGTGAAAACTCCTGGAGAAGAGGTCAGCAAAGCCAAAGTCCACTACAATGTAGAATTTACATTTGACACTGATGCCCGGGTGGCAATCACCATCTATTATCAGGCCACTGAAGAGTTCCAGAATGGCATAGccag CTACATCGCAAAAGATAACAGCCTTCAGTCAGAGACTGTGCATTATAAACGAGGAGTGTGTCAACAGTTCTGCCTTCCCTCCCATACTGTTGATCCATCTGAGTGGACTGAAGAGGAG CTGGGTTTTGACCTGGACCGAGAAGTCTACCCAATGGTTGTCCATGCTGTGGTGGATGAAGGTGATG AGCATTTTGGACACTGTCATGTACTTCTTGCTACATTTGAAAAG cACACAGATGGCACTTTTTGCGTAAAAcccctgaaacagaagcaggtg GTGGATGGGGTCAGTTACCTCCTTCAAGAAATATATGGGATTGAAAACAAGTACAATACACAGGATTCTAAG GTGGCTGAGGATGAAGTAAATGATAACAGTGCTGAGTGTGTGGTATGTCTCTCGGATGTTCGGGATACCTTGATTTTACCCTGCCGTCACCTCTGCCTCTGTAACACCTGTGCAGACACCCTTCGCTACCAAGCCAACAACTGCCCCATCTGCCGACTAC CATTTCGGGCTCTGCTTCAGATCCGGGCCATGAGGAAGAAATTGGGCCCCTTGTCCCCAACCAACTTTAACCCCATTATTTCTTCCCAAACATCGGACTCTGAAGAGCACTCA TCCTCAGAAAACATTCCTTTGGGTTATGAAGTGGTATCTCTGCTGGAGGCCCTAAATGGGCCCCTGACTCCATCCCCAGCTGCTCCCCCACTTCATGTGCTTGGAGACACCCACCTGTCAGGGATGTTGCCTTCTTACGGCAGTGATGGGCATCTGCCCCCAGTCAGAACTGTCTCCCCTCTTGATCGCCTCTCTGATTGCAGCAGCCAAGAACTCAAGCTCAAGAACAGTCTTTCCAA GTCTATCTCCCAGAATTCATCCATTTTGCACAAGGAAGATGACGAGCAGTCCTGCAGCGAGTCTGAAATGCACCTTTCTCACAGGCAGTCTCCTCATCAATTTGAAGAG GAGTGTGGTGCAACTCCGGAGAGTGAGAATCTCACTTTATCTTCATCAGGAGCCATTGGCCAGTCATCTTGCACAGGGACCCCACTCTCTTCCACTATTTCTTCTCCAGAAG ACCCTGTCAGCAGCAGCCTGGCACAGTCTGTCATGTCCATAGCCTCTTCTCAAAGCCAGAACTCCCAGATCAGCACTGACACAGTCTCTTCTATGTCTGGTTCTTATATTGCCCCTGGCACTGAAGAAGAAGGAGACGCTCTCCCTTCCCCACTTGCTGCCAGTGGAGCCCCATCAGAAGAAGGCGAG tTGATGCCTGTTGAGTCCCCAGATACTGACTTTGGTGTTGGTGTCCCAGCAGAAGAGCAGGATGCAGAG GGGAATGATGTGTTGGAAGAAGAGGATGGATCGCCTACACAGGAAGATG GCCAGAGGACTTGCGCATTCCTAGGTATGGAGTGTGACAATAACAATGACATTGACATCGCAGTCGTGAAAACACTCGACAATAAGCTGTGCTCTGAGGTCTGCTTACCCG GCACCTGGCAGGTGGACAACAATGCTATCAGTTGCAGGAACAGCCAGTGCTGGCGCTTGTCATCAAGCAGCCTGGAGGACCCTGAGAACAAACCTTGTGTAAGGGGCTCCATGGCTGTCTGA
- the RNF157 gene encoding E3 ubiquitin ligase RNF157 isoform X4, which yields MGGEKFDSTHPEGYLFGENSDLNFLGNRPVAFPYAAPPPQEPVKTLRSLINIRKDTLRLVKCTEEVKTPGEEVSKAKVHYNVEFTFDTDARVAITIYYQATEEFQNGIASYIAKDNSLQSETVHYKRGVCQQFCLPSHTVDPSEWTEEELGFDLDREVYPMVVHAVVDEGDEHFGHCHVLLATFEKHTDGTFCVKPLKQKQVVDGVSYLLQEIYGIENKYNTQDSKVAEDEVNDNSAECVVCLSDVRDTLILPCRHLCLCNTCADTLRYQANNCPICRLPFRALLQIRAMRKKLGPLSPTNFNPIISSQTSDSEEHSSSENIPLGYEVVSLLEALNGPLTPSPAAPPLHVLGDTHLSGMLPSYGSDGHLPPVRTVSPLDRLSDCSSQELKLKNSLSKSISQNSSILHKEDDEQSCSESEMHLSHRQSPHQFEEECGATPESENLTLSSSGAIGQSSCTGTPLSSTISSPEDPVSSSLAQSVMSIASSQSQNSQISTDTVSSMSGSYIAPGTEEEGDALPSPLAASGAPSEEGELMPVESPDTDFGVGVPAEEQDAEGNDVLEEEDGSPTQEDGQRTCAFLGMECDNNNDIDIAVVKTLDNKLCSEVCLPGTWQVDNNAISCRNSQCWRLSSSSLEDPENKPCVRGSMAV from the exons TTTCCTTATGCAGCCCCACCTCCCCAAGAACCTGTGAAGACACTGAGAAGCCTAATCAACATCCGCAAAGATACTCTAAGGCTAGTAAA GTGCACTGAGGAAGTGAAAACTCCTGGAGAAGAGGTCAGCAAAGCCAAAGTCCACTACAATGTAGAATTTACATTTGACACTGATGCCCGGGTGGCAATCACCATCTATTATCAGGCCACTGAAGAGTTCCAGAATGGCATAGccag CTACATCGCAAAAGATAACAGCCTTCAGTCAGAGACTGTGCATTATAAACGAGGAGTGTGTCAACAGTTCTGCCTTCCCTCCCATACTGTTGATCCATCTGAGTGGACTGAAGAGGAG CTGGGTTTTGACCTGGACCGAGAAGTCTACCCAATGGTTGTCCATGCTGTGGTGGATGAAGGTGATG AGCATTTTGGACACTGTCATGTACTTCTTGCTACATTTGAAAAG cACACAGATGGCACTTTTTGCGTAAAAcccctgaaacagaagcaggtg GTGGATGGGGTCAGTTACCTCCTTCAAGAAATATATGGGATTGAAAACAAGTACAATACACAGGATTCTAAG GTGGCTGAGGATGAAGTAAATGATAACAGTGCTGAGTGTGTGGTATGTCTCTCGGATGTTCGGGATACCTTGATTTTACCCTGCCGTCACCTCTGCCTCTGTAACACCTGTGCAGACACCCTTCGCTACCAAGCCAACAACTGCCCCATCTGCCGACTAC CATTTCGGGCTCTGCTTCAGATCCGGGCCATGAGGAAGAAATTGGGCCCCTTGTCCCCAACCAACTTTAACCCCATTATTTCTTCCCAAACATCGGACTCTGAAGAGCACTCA TCCTCAGAAAACATTCCTTTGGGTTATGAAGTGGTATCTCTGCTGGAGGCCCTAAATGGGCCCCTGACTCCATCCCCAGCTGCTCCCCCACTTCATGTGCTTGGAGACACCCACCTGTCAGGGATGTTGCCTTCTTACGGCAGTGATGGGCATCTGCCCCCAGTCAGAACTGTCTCCCCTCTTGATCGCCTCTCTGATTGCAGCAGCCAAGAACTCAAGCTCAAGAACAGTCTTTCCAA GTCTATCTCCCAGAATTCATCCATTTTGCACAAGGAAGATGACGAGCAGTCCTGCAGCGAGTCTGAAATGCACCTTTCTCACAGGCAGTCTCCTCATCAATTTGAAGAG GAGTGTGGTGCAACTCCGGAGAGTGAGAATCTCACTTTATCTTCATCAGGAGCCATTGGCCAGTCATCTTGCACAGGGACCCCACTCTCTTCCACTATTTCTTCTCCAGAAG ACCCTGTCAGCAGCAGCCTGGCACAGTCTGTCATGTCCATAGCCTCTTCTCAAAGCCAGAACTCCCAGATCAGCACTGACACAGTCTCTTCTATGTCTGGTTCTTATATTGCCCCTGGCACTGAAGAAGAAGGAGACGCTCTCCCTTCCCCACTTGCTGCCAGTGGAGCCCCATCAGAAGAAGGCGAG tTGATGCCTGTTGAGTCCCCAGATACTGACTTTGGTGTTGGTGTCCCAGCAGAAGAGCAGGATGCAGAG GGGAATGATGTGTTGGAAGAAGAGGATGGATCGCCTACACAGGAAGATG GCCAGAGGACTTGCGCATTCCTAGGTATGGAGTGTGACAATAACAATGACATTGACATCGCAGTCGTGAAAACACTCGACAATAAGCTGTGCTCTGAGGTCTGCTTACCCG GCACCTGGCAGGTGGACAACAATGCTATCAGTTGCAGGAACAGCCAGTGCTGGCGCTTGTCATCAAGCAGCCTGGAGGACCCTGAGAACAAACCTTGTGTAAGGGGCTCCATGGCTGTCTGA